The proteins below are encoded in one region of Sulfolobus sp. A20:
- a CDS encoding Rieske 2Fe-2S domain-containing protein, whose amino-acid sequence MKLIRKMRNPKTRFDEKEFVKKGRDYLFNYAEKNVGPLDPSRRAFLKGILIGIGAAAVLSAIPVISYLNQPQISLSKFPWIIIVDSDGQPIKASQVPVNNPEILLFQYPMEGDITFLLNLGDENDNPIEIPPTTVTIPENGETYTFPGGVGPHKSIVAYSAICQHLGCTPPEIHFYPPKYMKVGLPTPNYIPSVALQAAQQANAPAIIHCDCHGSTYDPYHGASVLTGPTVRPLPYVQLYWDSNTDFLYAVGMNLKAPPILGHSSDLQGYAYLSSYDESTGCPKMLLSSNQTPSNCYTKLEDDGNTFE is encoded by the coding sequence ATGAAGCTTATAAGGAAAATGAGAAACCCTAAGACCAGGTTTGATGAAAAGGAGTTTGTGAAGAAGGGTAGGGACTATTTATTTAATTATGCAGAGAAGAACGTTGGTCCTTTAGATCCTAGTAGGAGGGCTTTCTTGAAGGGTATTTTAATTGGGATAGGTGCTGCGGCTGTTCTAAGCGCAATACCTGTAATTTCTTATTTAAATCAGCCTCAAATATCATTAAGCAAGTTTCCTTGGATAATTATAGTGGATTCTGATGGGCAACCTATAAAGGCTTCTCAAGTTCCAGTCAATAATCCTGAAATACTATTATTCCAATACCCGATGGAGGGTGATATAACCTTCCTCTTAAACTTAGGTGATGAAAATGACAATCCAATTGAAATTCCCCCAACTACAGTTACCATTCCAGAAAATGGTGAAACTTACACATTTCCAGGAGGAGTAGGACCTCATAAGTCAATAGTCGCGTACTCAGCAATATGTCAGCATTTAGGATGTACTCCACCGGAAATTCACTTCTACCCGCCCAAATATATGAAGGTTGGATTACCTACTCCCAATTATATACCTTCAGTTGCATTGCAAGCAGCTCAGCAGGCAAATGCACCCGCTATTATACATTGTGACTGCCATGGATCTACTTATGATCCTTATCATGGAGCATCTGTATTAACCGGACCTACTGTTAGGCCATTACCTTACGTGCAGTTGTACTGGGACTCTAATACTGATTTCCTCTATGCAGTTGGAATGAATCTTAAAGCACCTCCAATTCTAGGACATTCTAGCGATTTGCAAGGTTATGCTTATCTATCATCTTACGATGAAAGCACTGGATGTCCAAAAATGCTTTTAAGCTCTAATCAAACTCCATCAAACTGCTACACGAAGCTTGAGGATGATGGAAATACGTTTGAGTGA
- the soxA gene encoding proton pump complex quinol oxidase subunit SoxA: MDIKEHAEEAWFIVMLILVAVFFSWNVYYILTGKSFSLRYGLPCFTGLPKQAQEAVKYFDSHPPPPGQYSEVINGMLIVNLTATQYNWTPSVIIANESEPVILIINSPQVDTGFYLRLPNGIINVNNVPGITSYVYFVTPNQPGNYTWRNAEYDGYASSYMTGTLEVVP; encoded by the coding sequence TTGGATATTAAAGAACATGCTGAAGAAGCGTGGTTTATAGTTATGTTAATTTTGGTAGCAGTATTCTTTAGTTGGAACGTCTACTATATTCTAACTGGAAAGAGTTTCAGTTTAAGATATGGTTTACCTTGTTTTACGGGATTACCAAAACAAGCTCAAGAAGCAGTAAAGTATTTCGATTCTCACCCACCACCCCCAGGGCAGTACTCTGAAGTAATAAATGGTATGTTAATAGTAAATCTAACGGCAACTCAGTATAACTGGACACCCAGTGTGATAATTGCCAATGAAAGTGAACCAGTTATTTTAATAATTAACTCTCCCCAAGTAGACACTGGGTTTTATTTAAGGTTGCCGAATGGAATAATAAATGTGAATAACGTTCCCGGGATAACGAGTTATGTATATTTTGTAACCCCTAATCAACCCGGCAATTACACATGGAGAAATGCTGAATATGATGGATATGCCTCTTCATATATGACTGGAACTCTGGAGGTGGTACCATGA
- the soxB gene encoding proton pump complex quinol oxidase subunit SoxB — protein MSLMDRIKNVAIPKDTLGVVWLYTIGSIFWLGVLGIAAMNLRTFLTYPHNSPNVGELYYSALTIHGWAGMLAFVPFAAAAVIAFSMYKSKLSIVHTKLMALYFWLASLFLGIAMAGSPDMGWYMYPPLAIESNSQFHAFLFYTTPALMGMAYLVLTLAFVLQTASFITLIVDAYATKPKDQRLNIFAAYGVAFAIVIAITLPALAASTLWYVLHFFAGIPVNPLLWALLFWFYGHPVVYYVPFPLFGALYYYIPIYAGRPLFSEKWARWNIYLLSIGTMLIWVHHLQTWPLPIGLRIWVNLSTLILASGSGLTVMNLGLTILTSQKYNWKDPVGMGALIALIGFILAGVQALVLPENSINAIFHNTYYVVGHFHLMIWTLIVMGFTTVFLDMIKSTLTGYNFSEQASKWMRVGMIWWTVPFIGVGYAMSVAGYLGFLRRMIAYPIIFQPYNLIESFLAEVGIPGLLVTLFVGIFDALAYASKQTVFSAPPPSSSLTMQVNGNEVKKVG, from the coding sequence ATGAGCTTAATGGATAGGATTAAAAATGTGGCAATTCCAAAAGATACCCTAGGTGTAGTTTGGCTATATACTATAGGCTCTATATTTTGGCTAGGTGTTCTAGGAATAGCAGCTATGAATCTTAGAACATTCCTAACTTATCCCCATAACTCTCCAAACGTAGGAGAGTTGTACTATAGCGCTTTAACTATTCATGGATGGGCAGGTATGTTAGCATTTGTGCCATTTGCTGCTGCTGCAGTTATTGCTTTTTCTATGTATAAAAGTAAGCTATCAATAGTTCATACAAAATTAATGGCATTATACTTCTGGTTAGCAAGCCTCTTCTTAGGTATAGCCATGGCAGGAAGTCCGGATATGGGATGGTATATGTATCCTCCGCTAGCTATAGAATCCAATAGTCAGTTTCACGCTTTTCTATTCTATACCACTCCAGCCTTAATGGGAATGGCATACTTAGTCCTTACTTTAGCTTTCGTCTTACAAACCGCATCATTTATTACGTTGATAGTTGACGCGTATGCTACAAAGCCAAAGGATCAAAGGTTAAACATATTTGCAGCATATGGTGTAGCATTTGCAATAGTTATTGCTATAACTCTCCCTGCTTTAGCAGCATCCACATTATGGTATGTTTTACACTTCTTCGCAGGGATTCCAGTAAATCCTTTACTATGGGCATTATTGTTCTGGTTCTATGGTCATCCTGTAGTTTATTACGTTCCCTTCCCATTATTTGGCGCATTATACTATTATATACCAATATATGCTGGAAGACCATTATTTAGTGAAAAATGGGCTAGGTGGAATATTTATCTATTGTCGATAGGTACTATGTTAATTTGGGTACATCACCTACAGACTTGGCCATTACCTATTGGGTTAAGAATCTGGGTGAATTTATCTACCCTAATTCTAGCCTCAGGTTCCGGTTTAACGGTGATGAATTTAGGCTTAACTATATTGACTTCCCAGAAGTATAATTGGAAAGACCCAGTAGGGATGGGAGCATTAATTGCACTTATTGGATTCATATTAGCTGGAGTTCAAGCATTAGTTTTACCAGAAAATTCAATAAATGCAATATTTCATAACACATATTACGTAGTCGGACATTTTCACTTAATGATCTGGACCCTCATAGTCATGGGCTTTACCACGGTATTCTTGGATATGATAAAAAGCACGCTTACTGGATATAACTTTAGTGAGCAAGCTTCAAAGTGGATGAGAGTAGGAATGATCTGGTGGACAGTGCCATTCATAGGAGTAGGTTATGCAATGTCTGTCGCAGGTTATTTAGGATTCTTAAGAAGAATGATAGCCTATCCGATAATTTTCCAGCCGTACAACCTTATAGAGTCTTTCTTGGCTGAAGTGGGAATACCCGGGTTACTTGTGACGTTATTCGTAGGAATATTCGATGCACTGGCTTATGCGTCTAAGCAAACAGTTTTTTCAGCTCCTCCACCTTCCTCTTCCCTTACTATGCAGGTTAATGGAAATGAGGTGAAAAAAGTTGGTTGA
- the soxC gene encoding proton pump complex cytochrome B SoxC gives MVEQEKKGIIDTILDRVGINEAPLFRTPDYMYNISYWLGAMVAASFAYTVITGLFLLLYYQPAFAYQSTQSIINGVPYGPVLLFSHLYGAYIMILLAYIHMFRNFYKGAYKKPRELQWVTGVILLALTLGASFFGYSLVSDVLGVNAIDIGSELLVGTGIPGASTIVGWLFGPGGSAALSSNPLVRSELFDRLLGWHIILVFLIGVVFLFHFMLSERYGMTPRSSDKPKVPAYYTKEEQMRFNEWWPRNFVYMLSIVLLTWGIILFVPNLLANINGLPIVINPHPAPQAGSPQAVSVEPYPPWFFLFLYKFVDFLLPNGMPITPILVLAILVVGLVILMLLPFLDPSDYISVARRKFWTWIMSTLAIYLIELSIWGYLQPGVPEPTTAQIEYLGPPLVIIGLIVYLWPTKGNTNNAGGGNINLVKAHNTTKVIKMNITPLEILLGAVGALSFSATLFNFIEFPTIVNGIILIPLGLFVAYMLRRVAAYILGRKPIAAVGSQVGYSWKKRAAFYGIIVIFVVSLFLLGLMWTLPSIGPKATYAGMDLGVILMLWGIGVQLYHYEVYVKE, from the coding sequence TTGGTTGAACAAGAGAAAAAAGGAATTATAGATACCATTTTAGATAGAGTAGGAATTAATGAAGCGCCATTATTTCGAACTCCAGATTATATGTACAATATATCCTACTGGCTAGGTGCCATGGTCGCAGCTTCATTTGCATATACTGTAATTACGGGCCTATTCTTACTATTATATTATCAACCTGCTTTCGCTTATCAATCTACTCAAAGTATAATTAACGGCGTGCCTTATGGTCCTGTGTTATTATTTAGTCACTTATATGGAGCATACATTATGATCCTATTAGCCTATATCCATATGTTCAGAAACTTCTATAAAGGAGCATATAAAAAGCCTAGAGAACTACAATGGGTAACTGGCGTAATTTTACTTGCTTTAACACTAGGTGCTTCGTTCTTTGGATATAGTTTGGTAAGTGATGTACTAGGTGTGAATGCAATAGATATAGGAAGCGAATTGCTTGTGGGAACCGGAATACCCGGCGCTTCAACGATAGTTGGCTGGTTATTTGGTCCAGGTGGAAGTGCGGCACTCTCATCTAATCCATTAGTAAGATCTGAGTTATTTGATAGGCTGTTAGGTTGGCACATAATTCTAGTATTCTTAATAGGTGTTGTATTCCTATTCCATTTCATGCTGTCTGAGAGGTATGGAATGACGCCTAGAAGTAGTGATAAGCCTAAGGTCCCAGCATATTATACTAAAGAGGAGCAAATGAGGTTTAATGAATGGTGGCCTAGGAATTTTGTATACATGCTATCCATAGTTCTATTAACATGGGGTATAATATTATTTGTACCCAACTTATTAGCAAATATAAATGGTTTACCCATCGTTATTAATCCTCATCCGGCACCACAAGCAGGATCTCCTCAAGCAGTTAGTGTAGAGCCTTATCCTCCATGGTTCTTCTTATTCTTATACAAGTTCGTAGACTTCTTATTGCCTAACGGAATGCCGATTACGCCGATACTAGTATTGGCAATATTAGTAGTAGGTTTAGTAATACTTATGCTTTTGCCATTCTTAGATCCTTCAGACTACATTAGTGTAGCCAGAAGGAAATTCTGGACTTGGATAATGAGCACACTAGCAATATATCTTATTGAACTATCTATATGGGGATACTTACAACCTGGTGTTCCAGAACCAACTACTGCCCAGATAGAATACTTAGGTCCACCATTAGTAATAATAGGCTTAATAGTTTATCTATGGCCCACCAAAGGCAATACAAATAATGCAGGGGGAGGGAATATTAACTTGGTAAAAGCTCATAACACTACTAAGGTAATTAAAATGAACATTACGCCATTAGAGATATTATTGGGTGCTGTTGGTGCTTTATCTTTCTCTGCTACATTATTCAACTTTATTGAGTTTCCAACAATCGTTAACGGCATAATCTTAATCCCTCTAGGATTATTTGTGGCATATATGCTAAGGAGAGTTGCAGCTTATATTTTAGGTAGAAAGCCCATTGCAGCAGTAGGTAGTCAAGTTGGTTACAGCTGGAAGAAGAGGGCTGCCTTTTATGGAATAATAGTAATTTTTGTAGTCTCACTATTCTTACTAGGATTGATGTGGACCTTACCAAGTATAGGACCTAAGGCTACGTACGCAGGAATGGACTTAGGTGTAATACTTATGTTATGGGGTATTGGAGTTCAATTATATCATTATGAGGTCTACGTTAAGGAGTGA
- a CDS encoding phosphatase PAP2 family protein: MKWKYVFIIYAIYLVISAIIKVIGEKSFPGNVYLFHLINDAQISPLNPIMVFFSKYGREYIWIPVTAILFIVGGKYRRSSLLLVGGFIIAIILGEISKYAMAQPRPFLELSHVNLLVPKPTDFSYPSGHALIVSVGAVIVLLTLPYYISIPLLVEALIVSYSRVYVGVHWPLDVLAGWILGIAIGLTAINLENFINKIYYKVSVSVLNSIHKNSIYRKNDKTNYCQID, translated from the coding sequence ATAAAGTGGAAATATGTTTTCATAATATACGCCATTTATTTGGTAATTTCGGCAATTATTAAAGTGATAGGTGAAAAGAGCTTTCCAGGGAACGTTTACCTCTTTCATCTCATTAATGATGCTCAGATTTCTCCGTTAAACCCAATCATGGTTTTCTTCTCCAAGTACGGGAGGGAATATATATGGATACCTGTAACAGCCATATTGTTTATAGTTGGTGGTAAATATAGAAGATCTTCATTACTACTCGTAGGTGGATTCATAATAGCTATTATCTTAGGAGAGATCTCAAAATATGCTATGGCTCAGCCTAGACCATTTCTAGAACTAAGTCACGTAAATTTGCTGGTCCCTAAGCCTACAGATTTCTCTTATCCTTCTGGCCATGCACTAATCGTGAGTGTAGGAGCTGTAATTGTGCTCCTTACATTACCATATTATATTTCAATTCCACTTTTAGTTGAAGCTTTAATAGTCAGTTATTCTCGAGTCTATGTGGGAGTACATTGGCCCTTAGATGTTTTAGCTGGATGGATACTTGGAATTGCAATAGGACTAACTGCCATAAACCTTGAGAACTTTATCAATAAAATATACTATAAAGTTTCTGTAAGTGTACTTAACTCAATTCACAAGAATAGTATTTACAGAAAAAATGATAAAACTAATTATTGTCAAATTGATTAG
- a CDS encoding TRASH domain-containing protein, with translation MRRKLSDLEYRALEILREDSRISASELAKRLNVSRSTATKLITRLREKGVKFTIEFMSESFIGFVISEECNGECYKLLDGRYMNLVRANTLDELQIKLSQIKGKEITFLARNDFTLKCDYCGKEIHDSPITFRMGRRVYYACCSSCLEGIKKKFARRIVSK, from the coding sequence GTGAGAAGGAAACTTTCTGACTTAGAGTATAGAGCGCTTGAAATTTTAAGAGAAGATTCTAGGATAAGCGCAAGCGAGCTAGCTAAAAGACTAAACGTAAGTAGAAGCACTGCAACTAAACTCATAACAAGACTAAGGGAAAAGGGGGTTAAATTTACTATTGAATTTATGTCTGAATCGTTCATTGGCTTCGTTATATCAGAAGAGTGCAATGGTGAATGCTATAAATTGCTCGATGGAAGGTATATGAATCTAGTTAGAGCTAACACGCTAGACGAATTGCAAATCAAATTGAGTCAGATAAAAGGTAAAGAGATTACTTTCTTAGCTAGGAATGATTTTACATTAAAATGTGATTATTGCGGAAAAGAAATACATGATAGCCCAATAACGTTTAGAATGGGTAGGAGGGTTTACTATGCGTGCTGTAGTTCTTGCCTAGAGGGAATAAAGAAAAAATTTGCACGTAGGATCGTTAGTAAATAG
- a CDS encoding YHS domain-containing protein gives MIDPVCGMEVDEKSKYKTMYKGKMYYFCSAGCLREFQKNPEEYLRGGPKGMPNG, from the coding sequence ATGATTGATCCAGTATGTGGAATGGAAGTAGACGAGAAGAGCAAATATAAGACAATGTATAAGGGAAAGATGTATTATTTCTGTTCAGCAGGTTGTCTTAGAGAATTTCAGAAAAATCCAGAGGAGTACTTAAGGGGAGGACCTAAGGGAATGCCCAATGGATAA
- a CDS encoding cation-translocating P-type ATPase: MDKEEELKIIGMHCATCVLTVSKSLKSVRGVRDAEVNLATGTAKVILSDSVRVKDLIRAVRKAGYDVATDRFTIRVEVNPEELPKIEKKLIETKGVIDVNSNASLGTITIEYNPLVITKEDILREAKIKGEILSSEKSEKDITYREFKDLSRRLIVGIIFSILSLVFTHYSLFLSIPVVYYSGLRFHRGAYRALKNKSTNMDVLVSLSSNVMWISSIFLPNHPFFMDSALLITFVLIGKTLEAYIKARMSSDIIVEPYKARLKDGRLVDSSKLNVGDVIIVKSGERIPADGIIDNGEGEVDESILTGEQKPVLKKKGDSVLAGSVLANGYLEIYVTRNWDRSYIMQLTQTVREAYNARVSIQGLVDKVSEVFVPTIITISIITFLTWRFLLHSTIISSLLFSVAVLAVACPCALGLATPMAILVRVHRSLKRGIVFRDGNVLEELKNVNLVIFDKTGTITEGKYSIVSKKEFIEGAFELASIAESKSNHPIARAFPTINGIVETFEEFPGRGIYARVNGNDVIVGNKDFVLNNCEWNVEDKEGDILICVNNKAGGILSVRDKIREEAKDVINFLKYKKINVVIATGDHSEQVEEIANELGIKYYKGLTPEDKVDLVRKFKDEGYKVMFVGDGVNDAIAIKEADVGVAIYSGTELAKSAGKVIIRSLKDIEELFRESNLAIRKVKENLAWAFGYNIIMVPLASGLLYPYIFLPPEYAALAMSFSSVIVSLWSLVPI; the protein is encoded by the coding sequence ATGGATAAAGAGGAGGAGCTAAAAATAATAGGAATGCATTGTGCAACGTGCGTGTTAACAGTATCAAAATCATTAAAAAGTGTAAGAGGTGTAAGGGATGCTGAAGTAAACTTAGCTACTGGTACAGCTAAGGTCATATTATCAGATAGCGTTAGAGTAAAGGACTTGATAAGGGCGGTAAGAAAGGCTGGCTATGATGTTGCAACTGATAGATTTACAATTAGAGTTGAAGTCAATCCAGAGGAATTACCAAAAATTGAGAAGAAATTAATCGAAACTAAAGGAGTAATAGATGTAAATTCTAATGCAAGCCTAGGTACTATAACGATAGAATACAATCCCTTAGTTATAACCAAAGAAGATATACTGAGAGAAGCTAAGATTAAGGGAGAGATATTAAGTTCTGAGAAAAGCGAGAAGGATATAACTTATAGGGAATTTAAAGACTTATCAAGAAGATTAATTGTTGGTATTATTTTTTCGATTCTATCTCTCGTATTCACACACTACTCATTATTTTTATCTATACCAGTAGTATATTACTCTGGTCTGAGGTTTCATAGAGGAGCGTATAGAGCGTTGAAAAATAAATCAACTAACATGGATGTTTTAGTATCATTATCATCAAATGTAATGTGGATATCCAGCATATTTTTACCTAATCATCCGTTCTTCATGGACTCAGCTTTACTGATTACTTTCGTATTAATTGGCAAGACTTTAGAGGCTTACATCAAAGCTAGGATGAGTTCTGATATCATCGTAGAACCATATAAGGCTAGGTTAAAGGATGGGAGATTAGTTGATTCAAGTAAGTTAAATGTTGGCGACGTGATAATAGTGAAATCAGGTGAGAGAATCCCCGCTGATGGAATTATAGATAATGGAGAAGGAGAAGTCGACGAATCAATATTAACTGGGGAACAGAAACCAGTATTAAAGAAGAAGGGTGACAGTGTATTAGCGGGAAGTGTTTTAGCTAATGGTTATCTAGAAATCTACGTTACAAGGAATTGGGATAGAAGTTATATAATGCAATTAACCCAAACTGTTAGGGAAGCCTATAACGCTAGAGTATCCATACAAGGTTTAGTAGATAAGGTCTCTGAAGTATTTGTACCAACCATAATTACAATTTCCATTATAACTTTTCTAACGTGGAGATTCTTACTACATTCCACGATAATATCTTCCCTACTATTTAGCGTAGCCGTTTTAGCTGTAGCTTGTCCTTGTGCTTTGGGATTAGCGACCCCTATGGCTATATTAGTTAGAGTTCATAGGTCATTAAAGAGAGGAATAGTTTTTAGGGACGGTAACGTTCTAGAGGAGCTAAAGAACGTAAACTTAGTCATATTTGATAAGACTGGTACGATTACTGAAGGAAAGTATTCAATAGTGAGCAAAAAGGAATTCATTGAAGGGGCTTTTGAATTGGCTTCTATAGCTGAGTCAAAGAGTAACCATCCCATAGCTAGGGCTTTTCCCACAATTAATGGGATAGTTGAGACATTTGAAGAATTTCCTGGTAGAGGTATATATGCGAGAGTTAACGGAAATGATGTAATTGTTGGAAATAAGGATTTCGTACTAAATAATTGTGAGTGGAATGTTGAAGATAAAGAAGGGGATATACTCATTTGCGTAAATAATAAGGCGGGAGGAATACTAAGTGTTAGAGATAAGATTAGGGAAGAAGCTAAAGACGTGATAAACTTTCTCAAGTATAAGAAAATTAACGTTGTTATAGCCACGGGAGATCATAGTGAACAAGTTGAAGAGATAGCGAATGAGTTGGGCATTAAGTATTATAAAGGTCTTACCCCGGAAGATAAAGTTGATCTAGTTAGAAAATTCAAAGATGAGGGTTATAAGGTAATGTTTGTAGGAGATGGTGTTAACGATGCGATAGCGATAAAAGAAGCTGATGTTGGTGTTGCCATATACAGCGGAACAGAATTAGCTAAGAGTGCAGGAAAAGTGATTATTAGGTCATTGAAAGATATTGAAGAACTCTTCCGTGAATCTAATTTAGCTATTAGAAAAGTAAAGGAGAATCTTGCATGGGCTTTTGGATATAACATAATAATGGTACCGTTAGCTTCTGGCTTACTATATCCTTATATATTCCTACCTCCGGAATATGCTGCACTAGCTATGAGCTTTAGTAGTGTAATAGTTAGCTTATGGTCCCTAGTTCCCATATAG
- a CDS encoding ABC transporter ATP-binding protein, translating into MTIEVVNISKIFKIRRKVIKALDDVTFKIEKKSIGALVGPNGAGKTTLIKILSTLLIPTTGDAIVNGYSVTREEKKVRESIGLVTVSERLFYYRLTALENLIFFASLQNLSLSDAKKRANELLELVGLSEWANIPYMKFSTGMQRKLALARALITDPPILLLDEPTLGLDPLSARMFRDLVRRISREKTVLLTSHYMKDIEELAEKIILLKKGKVLVEGTRETLKNYLGKVVEVEVGDYPTALGKYVIETSRDYYVLRVPEKELDELKDYRIIKEEDPSLEDVYVYLIGDVEDSARLEAVRRGGRWGRGWE; encoded by the coding sequence ATGACGATTGAAGTTGTCAACATTTCAAAGATCTTTAAAATAAGAAGAAAAGTAATTAAAGCATTAGATGACGTAACGTTTAAAATCGAGAAGAAAAGTATAGGAGCCCTTGTAGGACCAAACGGTGCTGGTAAGACTACTTTGATAAAGATCCTCTCCACACTATTAATACCCACAACAGGGGATGCAATAGTAAATGGGTATAGCGTGACAAGAGAAGAGAAGAAAGTTAGAGAATCCATAGGCTTGGTAACTGTTAGTGAAAGATTGTTTTACTACAGATTGACAGCATTGGAGAACTTAATATTTTTCGCCAGTTTACAGAACTTATCATTATCAGATGCTAAAAAAAGGGCAAATGAGTTATTAGAGTTAGTAGGATTATCAGAGTGGGCTAATATACCATATATGAAGTTTAGTACAGGGATGCAGAGGAAACTAGCCTTAGCAAGAGCATTAATAACTGATCCTCCAATTTTATTGCTTGACGAACCTACATTAGGTTTGGATCCTCTTTCAGCAAGAATGTTTAGAGATCTCGTGAGGAGAATTAGTAGAGAAAAGACTGTTTTGCTCACTTCACATTATATGAAAGACATAGAGGAACTAGCTGAAAAAATTATACTTCTCAAAAAAGGTAAGGTTTTAGTAGAAGGGACAAGAGAAACTCTTAAGAACTATTTGGGTAAAGTAGTTGAGGTAGAGGTAGGCGACTATCCTACTGCGTTAGGAAAATATGTGATAGAAACTAGCAGAGACTATTATGTGTTGAGAGTTCCGGAAAAGGAATTAGATGAACTTAAGGACTACAGAATTATCAAAGAAGAAGATCCTTCATTAGAGGATGTTTACGTTTATCTCATAGGAGACGTTGAGGATTCTGCAAGGTTAGAAGCCGTTAGAAGAGGTGGGAGGTGGGGTAGAGGATGGGAATAA
- a CDS encoding ABC transporter permease — MGISGKLYSFLYLRGFRVWVSYRTQTVLTVLGWVLPVFTYYFVGTSLGNRLVTEIGVKDYTAFFTVGLAFQGYVSSVISTISQRLRNEQLYGTIEYYVISRTGTIGFLLYSALWGLVLNTVNAVVILAIGYALGADYHINILSTLLILVLLLISTLGIGMLAGAVTMITKQGNPISLFFNTFTNLLAGTVFPITVLPIYIRYISYAIPLTWALQGLRESTLEGLSISKLGNTIIILIIFDLILIPLGVLSYNYAFKKAREKGSLSEY, encoded by the coding sequence ATGGGAATAAGTGGAAAATTATATTCTTTCCTATACCTTAGAGGATTTAGAGTATGGGTTTCATACAGAACTCAAACTGTCCTAACGGTATTAGGCTGGGTTCTGCCAGTGTTTACTTATTATTTTGTAGGAACTTCTTTAGGAAATAGATTAGTTACTGAAATAGGAGTTAAAGATTATACAGCATTCTTTACGGTAGGCTTAGCTTTTCAAGGCTATGTATCGTCTGTAATTTCTACGATAAGCCAGAGACTGAGAAATGAACAACTTTATGGAACTATAGAGTATTATGTAATTTCTAGAACTGGAACCATTGGTTTTCTATTATATTCTGCTTTATGGGGATTAGTATTAAATACCGTTAATGCTGTCGTAATACTCGCAATAGGATACGCTTTAGGAGCTGATTACCACATTAATATTTTAAGCACTCTATTAATACTTGTTCTACTACTTATATCTACTCTAGGAATAGGAATGCTCGCGGGAGCTGTAACCATGATAACCAAACAAGGTAATCCCATTTCACTATTCTTTAACACTTTCACTAACTTACTAGCAGGAACAGTATTTCCTATTACTGTTCTACCAATATACATTAGATACATTAGTTATGCGATACCATTAACGTGGGCACTACAGGGATTAAGAGAGTCTACACTTGAAGGACTGTCGATTTCAAAATTAGGGAATACAATTATAATCTTGATAATTTTTGATTTGATTTTAATCCCCTTAGGAGTATTATCATATAATTATGCGTTTAAAAAAGCTAGGGAGAAAGGAAGTCTTAGTGAATATTAA
- a CDS encoding DUF4898 domain-containing protein — MMSDTELEDHIIKIARTLNIFNFRAYNISIVSDYQKFLELILPKNVTNILVVLPLDGNRLVNQIKEAISKVRPASSLTIMYSKNINQKMYIGYCSSTDKVTKQNLDSLTESTR; from the coding sequence ATGATGTCTGATACTGAACTTGAAGATCACATCATAAAAATTGCAAGAACATTAAATATATTTAATTTTAGGGCATATAATATCAGCATAGTTTCGGACTATCAAAAATTCCTAGAATTAATCCTTCCAAAGAATGTGACAAACATATTAGTGGTATTACCTTTAGATGGGAACCGTTTAGTCAATCAGATTAAGGAGGCAATAAGTAAAGTTAGACCTGCCTCATCACTCACCATTATGTACAGTAAAAACATTAATCAAAAAATGTACATAGGATACTGCTCTTCTACTGATAAAGTAACTAAACAGAATTTAGATAGTTTAACTGAATCTACTAGATAA